The following is a genomic window from Citrifermentans bemidjiense Bem.
CTGCACCACGTCGTCGTGGTTGACGCCGGCAGCGGTCATGAAGCGCGCCACCAGGTTGGACCAGACCTTCACGTCCTGCTTGGTGTAGCCGACGACGGTGGGCTTGCCGGTGGTGCCGCTGGAGGAGTGGATGCGCACCACCTCCCGAAGCGGCACCGCGAACATGCCGTAGGGATAGTTGAGGCGCAGGTCCTCTTTCGTGGTGAAGGGAAGCTTCGAGAGGTCGGCGAGGGATGTGACATCCTCGGGGACAATTCCCAGTTCCTTGAACTTGTTCCGGTAGCAGGTGACGTTTTTGTACACGCGGTTGAGGGTAGCCTGGAGGCGCTCCAACTGGAGTTGCTCCATCTCCTCGCGCGGCATGCATTCGTAATCCGGATCCCAAATTGACATAAACCCTCTCTTTAAACCAGTTGACGTCTAAAACCAACGTCTAGAACCAATTGATAATTGACAATTGACAATTGACGATTAAACCCGAATGAATCAATTCCATGGATACTTGAAAAATTGACAGTTAAGGCAGTGTTAAATAACAGCTAGTACATGGCAGCGTGCAGAAGTTGGAAAGTGGGTTTTGCGTTGTCAATTGTCAATTGTCAATTGAAGTTGTTCATCGTTCCCAAATTTCCTTCTTGTCCCGACCCAGGTAGGCGCGCTGCACGTCTTTGTTTTCCAGAAGCTCGGTGGCCTTTCCTTCGAGAATCACTTTGCCGGTCTCCAGCACGTAGCCGCGGTCGGCAACTTTAAGCGCGGCGCGGGCATTCTGCTCCACCAGCAGGATGGAGGTCCCCTCTTCTTCCCGCAACATCCGGATGACCTTGAAGATGTCCTGCACCACCAGCGGCGCTAGCCCCATGGAGGGCTCGTCCAATAGCAACAGCTTCGGGCGCGCCATGAGCGCCCGGCCTATGGCAAGCATCTGCTGCTCACCGCCGGATAAGGTGCCGGCGGCCTGCCGCCTGCGCTCCTTGAGTCGCGGGAACATCTGGAACATCCGCTCCAGGTCCTCCGAAATCTCCTGTCTCTGCCCCCCCATGCGGTAACGCAGATAGGCGCCAAGCTCCAGGTTCTCTTCGACGGTGAGCGGGTTGAAAACCTGCCGCCCCTCGGGAACCTGCGAGAGCCCCAGCGACACGACACGGTCGGCAGCGAGCCCGGCGATGTTCTTTCCTTCCAGCATGATCTCGCCGCTGGCGGTCGGGATCATGGCGGACAAGGTGTTGAGGAGCGTGGTCTTGCCGGCGCCGTTCGCGCCGATGAGGGTGACTATTTCGCCCCGGTTCAGGTGCAGCGACACGTTCTTCAGCGCGTGGACCTTGCCGTAGTAGGCGTTTATGTTCTTGATCTTGAGCATTACTATTCCATTTCCTTAGGCCGGGTTGTCCATCTTCCCTAGCCCAGAGGGAGAGGATAAAGACTCGGTTTTTCTCAATCTTTATCTTTATCTTTATCTGGTTTACTACTCCTCACCCAGATACGCGGTGATGACCGCCTGGTTGTCCTGGATCTCCCGCGGGGTCCCCTCTGCCAACATGGTGCCGAGGTTCAAGACCACGAGCTGGTCGCAGATGTCCATCACCAGGTCCATGTCGTGCTCGACGAGCGCCACGGTGATACCCAGATCGCGGATCCTCTTGATCAGGTCGGCAAGCTCCGCGGTCTCGCTGCTGTTAAGCCCCGCGGCCGGCTCGTCCATAAGGAGGAGCTTCGGCTCTAGCGCCATGGCGCGGGCGATCTCCAAAAGCCGCCCCTTGCCGAAGGGAAGTGTGCCGGCCTCGACATCGGCCAGCTCGGGGATGCCGACGAATTCCAGCAGCTCCTGGGCACGGGCGCGGATCCGCTTCTCCTCCCCCATTTGCCACGGCATCCTGAAGGCGCAGGCGAACATCCCGGACTTGCTCTGGGTGTGCAGGCCTACCATGACGTTCTCCAGCACGGTCATCTTGCCGAAAAGCTCGATGTTCTGGAAGGTGCGGACCAGGCCCAGGTGGGCGCGCCCCTCTGGAGGGAGCTTGGAGATGTCCTTCCCCTCCAATAGCACCGCGCCGCATGACGGCGGATAGATCCCGGTCGCGATGTTGAAAAGCGTGGTCTTGCCGGCGCCGTTAGGTCCGATGATCCCGGTGATGGACCCCTTGCCGACGTTGAAGGAGATCCCGTCCAGCGCGGTGAGCCCGCCGAACCTCTTCCCTATGCCGTTCAGGTTAAGCATTGGCCCCCTCCTTAGCCTTCTTCGGGATGAGGCGCCTGAAGAGAGCGGGCACGCCTTTAACCAGCCCGCCCGGCATGTAGATGGTCATGACGATAAGCAACGAGCCGTAGACGATGATGTCGTAGTCCTGGAAGGTCCGCAGTATCTCCGGCAGCATGGTCAATAGCAGCGCGCCAAGGATAGAGCCGTAAACGCTCCCAAGGCCTCCGATGACGATCATGGTCAAAAGCTCCACCGAGGTGTTGAAGCCGAACGAGGTGGGCGAGATGAAGGTCATGACGTGGCAGTAGAGGCTCCCGGCGATGGCCGAGATAAAGGCGGAAAGGGTGAAAACCTGCACCTTCATCAGCCTGGCGTTGACCCCCATCACCCGTGCGGCGACCTCGGAATCGTGGATGGCGCGCAGCCCGCGGCCGAAGCGAGAGTTAACCAGGTTCAGCGCAAGCAGGATCATCACCAGCGCGAAGCCCCAGACCAGGTAGTAGTTCTTCAGGTCGGTGTCGAAGGTGAACGAGCCGATGGCGAGATTCGGGATGCCGGATAGGCCGGAGGGGCCGCCGGTCAGGTCGACCGTCTCGTTGAAGGCGATGTTGGCGATGACGCCGACGCCGAGGGTGGCCATGGCCAGGTAGTGACCCTTGAGGCGCAGCACCGGGAAACCGATGGCGAAGGCGAAGGCTGCGACCGCAAGCGCGACCACGACCATGGCGACCCAGGGGTTGAAGGCATAGGCTGAGGTCAGCACGCCCGAGCCGTAGGCGCCCAGGCCGAAGAAGGCCGCCTGGCCGAGCGAGATCTGCCCGGCGAAGCCCAGCAGCAGGTTGAGACCCAGCGCGAGGATGCTGTTGACCCCGACGAAGACGAGGACGTTGGTTAGGTAGCTTCCGGAGAGAGGCAAGGGGGCGAGGAGCACCACCAGGCAGAAAACGAAGAATTTGAGTTTGTCCGATTTCAAAATTGAACCTTATCCAGCAGAAGATCGATACCAAAAAACAACTGTTACACCCTCTCGGTTTCACCCTTTTTGAAGAGCCCCTGAGGACGGATGAAAAGGATGAGGAGCAGGATGCAGAAGGCGATGGCGTCCTTGTAGCCGGAGGAGATGAGCCCGGCACCCAAAGATTCCAGCGCCCCCAGGATGAGCCCACCTAAAACGGTCCCCAGGCCGCTTCCCATGCCCCCCATGATGGCGGCGCAAAACCCCTTCAAGCCCAGCATGACGCCGACGTCGTAAGCGGTCATGGTGAGCGGCGCGATGATGACGCCTGCCAAAGAGCCCACGGCCGCGCTGATGACGAAGGAGAAAAGCACCATCCTGCCGACGCTGACGCCGACCAGGTTCGCGGCGCGCGGGTTGAAGGAGCAGGCGCGCATCGCTTTGCCGCTGATGGTGTGGTGGAAGAAGAGCCGGCAGCCCACGATGACGAGGATGGTGACGCCGAAGATCCAGAGATGCTGCGGCAGTAAGGTCGCCCCCGCAACGGAGATGGGATCGTTCCCCGAAAACGCCGGGAGCGCCTTGGTGTCCTTGCCCCAAAGGAGCATCACCACGCCGCGGATCAGGATGCTGGCGCCGATGGTGATGATGATGAGCGCGAGCGGGGTGGCGTTTTTGAGCGGCCTGATGGCAAGCCGCTCAAAAACAAGCCCGATGACGGTGGTCCCCGCCACGGCGGCGCAGATCGCAGCCAGAAGCGGGAGTTGCAGCGCGTTGATGCAGAATATGGTAAGCACTCCGCCCAGCATGACGAACTCACCCTGGGCGAAGTTGATGATACCGGTGGAGTTGAATATGATCGCGAAGCTGAGGCCAATCAGGGCGTAGATGGCGCCGGTGGCGAGCCCCGATATGACGAATTGCGATACCTGATTTAAAAGCTCCATGAATCCTCTTTACTTGACCAGCACCCAGTCTTTTTTGCGTACTTCAACCAGGGTGAAGGCGTCTTTCGTCAGGCCTGCGTGGTCCCTGGGCGAGAAGTTGAAAACGCCGCCGATGCCGGCGAAGTTGCGGGTTGCCTCCAGAGCGTTGCGGATACCGGCGGGGGTGTCCCCTCCCCTCTCGATGGCACCTTTAAGGAGCATAACCGCGTCCCAGGCGTGGCCGCCGAAGTGGTCGCCCTCGGCCTTGTAGTGGTTCTGGTAGTCCTTGATGAAGGCAAGGAGCGACCCTTTCTGCCTGTCGGTTTTCGGCAGCAGGTCGGCGACCAGCACCTTCCCGGAGGGGAGCCTGATACCCTCTGCCGAGTCCCCGGCCAGCTCGATGAACTTCTTGGAGGAAACGCCGTGGCTCATGTAGAGCGGGATTTTGAGGCCGAGCTGCTTGGCGTTTCTTGCCACCACGGCGGGACCGGGGTTGGTGCCCCAGCAGATCACCGCCTGCGCCTGCGAGCCGCGGATCTTGGCGAGCTGCGCGGTCATGTCGGTGTCCTTCGGGCCGTAGGTGTCGTCGGAAATGATCTGGATGCCATGGACCTTCGCCTGGGCCTTCAACTGCTCGCGCCCGGAGGAGCCGAAGCCGTCGGAGACGGTGAGTATCGCCACCTTGGTCTTTTTCTCTTTTTTCAGCTGCTCATAGATCCTGGCGACGGCGAGCCCGTCGTTCTGGGCGGTCTTGAAAACCCACTTTTTCACCGGCTCGGTGATCTTGCTCCCGGCAGCGCAGGAGATGAGCGGGATCCCGGCCTTCTCGACCACCGGGATGATAGCCATGCTGTCGCCGGTGGTGCTGGGACCGATGATGGCCACGACATTGTCGTTCTTGACCAGCTTGTTGGCGAGCTGCACGGCCTTGGTGGCGTCGCCACCGGTGTCGTAGGTGATCAGTTCGATCTTGCGACCTTTTACGCCGCCTGCCTTGTTGATCTCGTCGACCACCATCTGAGCGGTGTTGCGCTCAGGCTCCCCCAGGAAAGAGGCGGGGCCGGTCACGGCGAAAAGCGCGCCGATCTTAATGGGAGCGGCGGCAAAGGCCACGGTGGAAAGGCAGAGCAAGGTAAATAGTGCAAGAGCAGTGGTAAACAGTTTTCTCACGGATATTCCCCCCTTGAAGGAGCGGCAGCATTGCCGCGATTAAATCAGCGTACGATCGCCCAGTCGCCTTTATCGATGCGGACCATCTCGAAGGCGGAGAGGTCGAGTCCGTTATGATCTTTGGGGGTCATCTTGAAGACACCGGACACCCCGACCATGCTCCCACCCTTCTCTATGCCGTCGCGGATCTGCGCCGGGGTGACGGCCCCATTTTTCACAGCAGCGGCGATCAACTGGAAGCCGTCGTAGGCGTAGCCGCCGAAGGTGGACGCCTCGATGCCGTAGGCCTTCTTGTAGGAGTCGTTGTACTCCTTGAGGAGCTTCGCCTGCGGGTCGGTCTTCTTCAAGAGGTCGAATACGGCGAGCTTGCCGGCAGGGAGCATGACCCCCTGAGCGGCCTGGGCGCTGGCGAGCTCGATGTACTTCTTGGAGGCGACGCCGTGGCTTTGATAGAGCTGGGCCTTGATGCCCAACTGCTGCACGTTGCGGGTGATGATGGCCGGGCCGGGATTGGTCCCCCAGCAGATGATGGCATCGGGCTTGGCTGCCTTGATCTTGGTGAGCTGCGCGGTCATGTCGGTATCTTTAGGCCCGTAGACCTCGTCCGCCACGACCTTGAAGCCGTGCTTTGCCGCCATCTGCTTCAGCTGCTCGCGACCGGAAGAGCCGAAGGAGTCGGAAACGGTGAGAAGAGCGATGTTCTTTTGCTTGAGTTTGGACGCCTGGAGCAGGATCTTTTCGGCGGCGACGTGGTCGTTGGCCGGGGTCTTGAAGACCCATTTCTTCACCGGGTCGGTGATCTTGATGCCGGCGGCGCAGGAGACGAGCGGGATCTGCTCCTTCTCGGCGATGGGGATGACGGCCATCGTTTCGCCGGTGGTGCTGGGGCCGACAATGGCGGAGACCTTGTCGTTCTTGATCAGCTTGTTGGCTAGCTGGACCGCCTTGGTGACGTCGCCGCCGGTGTCGTAGATGACCAGTTCGATCTTCGAGCCGCCGATGCCGCCCTTGGCGTTGGCCTCTTTAACCAGCAGCTCCAGCGTGTTCTTCTCCGGTTCGCCGAGGAAAGCTGCGGGACCGGTCACGGCGAAGAGACCGCCGATCTTGATCGGCGCCGCGGCGAGTGCGGCAGTGGCGCTGCACAGAAGCATCATGATGCTGAGTACCACCAGAATCTTTCTCATCTTCCCCCCTGAAAAATGTTTCAGTCGATCACCGCTACCAAAAGCACTACGCCGTAAAAGTCCCCCCTCCCGTAAAGGGAGGGGGAGAGCTGGACAGTGCTGCGCCGTTTTCGGACTTCTCAATTACATGCTGTACAGCCGGTCGCCAGGGAGGACGTTGAAGTTCTTGGCGGTGAGCGCCTCGATAGCTTTCTGCGTCTCGTCGAAGCGGAAGATCATGACCGCGTTCTCGCCGCAGCGCTCGACGAAGGCGTACATGTACTCGACGTTGATGCCGCCTGCGTCCAGCACCTGGAGGATGTCGGCGAGCCCGCCGGGACGGTCCGGGATCTCTACGGCTACCACCTCGGTCTTGCTGACCGTGAAGCCGCGATCCTTCAGCACCGACTTCGCCTTCTCGGCGTCGTTGACGATGAGGCGCAGTATCCCGAAATCCGAGGTGTCGGCGAGGGAAAGGGTGCGGATGTTGACGCCTGCATCGCCCAGGATGCGGGTCACCTCTGCCAGACGTCCGAACTTGTTTTCGATGAATATGGAGATCTGTTCTACGTACATGGTATCCCCCTTAGGCTTTGTTCCTGTTGTCGATGACCCTCTTGGCCTTGCCTTCGCTGCGGGTGATGCTTTTGGGTTCCACGAGCCTTACGCGGCAGGTGACCCCCAGCATCTCCTTTATCTGCTTCTCGATCTTGGTGGAGATCGCCTGGAGGTGCTTGATCTCGTCGGAGAAAATGTTCTCGCCCACCTCGACCTGCACTTCGAGCGTGTCCAGGTTGTCCTTCCTGTCCACGATGAGGACGTAGTGCGGCTCGACACCTTCGACCCCCATGAGGATCGCCTCGATCTGCGACGGGAAGACGTTGACGCCGCGGATGATCAGCATGTCGTCGCTTCTGCCGCTCATGCGGGCTATGCGGGCATGGGTCCTGCCGCAGATGCAGGGCTCGTAGGTGATGGAGGTGATGTCGCGGGTCCGGTAGCGGATGAGCGGAATCCCTTCCTTGGTGATGGTGGTGATGACCAGCTCCCCCTTCTGCCCTTCTGGGAGCACTTCGCCGGTCTCGGGGTTGATGATCTCGGGGATGAAGTGGTCCTCCCAGACGTGGAGCCCCTTTTTCGCCTCGCAGCACTCGATGGCGACGCCGGGTCCCATGATCTCGGAGAGTCCGTAGATGTCGACCGCGGAGAGGTTCAGCTTCTCCTCGATGTCGAGGCGCATCGCCTCGGACCAGGGCTCCGCGCCGAAGATGCCGACCTTGAGCTTCAGGTCGCGGAAGTCGATCCCTTCTTCCTTGGCGGCCTCCGCCATGTAGAGCGAGTAGGACGGGGTGCAGGTGAGGACGGTGGAACCGAAGTCCTGCATGATCATGATCTGCTTCTTGGTGTTACCCCCGGACATCGGGATGACCGACGCGCCGAGCCGCTCGGCGCCGTAATGCGCGCCCAGGCCGCCGGTGAAGAGGCCGTAACCGTAAGAGTTGTGAATGATGTCGCCCTTGTGCACCCCGGCGGCTACAAACGAACGGGCCATCAGCTCGCTCCAGGTGTCGATGTCCTTCTGGGTGTAGCCGACCACCGTAGGTTTGCCGGTGGTGCCGGAAGAGGCGTGGATGCGGACGATGTCCTCCATCGGCACCGCGAAGAGGCGGTACGGGTAGGAGTCGCGCATGTCCTGCTTGTAGGTGAAGGGGAGCCGGGCCAGGTCCGCCAGGGACTTTATGGAATCGGCGTTGACTCCCGCCTTGGCCAGCGACTCCTTGTAGAAGGGGACGTTTTGTTGAACGC
Proteins encoded in this region:
- a CDS encoding ABC transporter ATP-binding protein; this encodes MLKIKNINAYYGKVHALKNVSLHLNRGEIVTLIGANGAGKTTLLNTLSAMIPTASGEIMLEGKNIAGLAADRVVSLGLSQVPEGRQVFNPLTVEENLELGAYLRYRMGGQRQEISEDLERMFQMFPRLKERRRQAAGTLSGGEQQMLAIGRALMARPKLLLLDEPSMGLAPLVVQDIFKVIRMLREEEGTSILLVEQNARAALKVADRGYVLETGKVILEGKATELLENKDVQRAYLGRDKKEIWER
- a CDS encoding ABC transporter ATP-binding protein, whose translation is MLNLNGIGKRFGGLTALDGISFNVGKGSITGIIGPNGAGKTTLFNIATGIYPPSCGAVLLEGKDISKLPPEGRAHLGLVRTFQNIELFGKMTVLENVMVGLHTQSKSGMFACAFRMPWQMGEEKRIRARAQELLEFVGIPELADVEAGTLPFGKGRLLEIARAMALEPKLLLMDEPAAGLNSSETAELADLIKRIRDLGITVALVEHDMDLVMDICDQLVVLNLGTMLAEGTPREIQDNQAVITAYLGEE
- a CDS encoding branched-chain amino acid ABC transporter permease: MKSDKLKFFVFCLVVLLAPLPLSGSYLTNVLVFVGVNSILALGLNLLLGFAGQISLGQAAFFGLGAYGSGVLTSAYAFNPWVAMVVVALAVAAFAFAIGFPVLRLKGHYLAMATLGVGVIANIAFNETVDLTGGPSGLSGIPNLAIGSFTFDTDLKNYYLVWGFALVMILLALNLVNSRFGRGLRAIHDSEVAARVMGVNARLMKVQVFTLSAFISAIAGSLYCHVMTFISPTSFGFNTSVELLTMIVIGGLGSVYGSILGALLLTMLPEILRTFQDYDIIVYGSLLIVMTIYMPGGLVKGVPALFRRLIPKKAKEGANA
- a CDS encoding branched-chain amino acid ABC transporter permease, which translates into the protein MELLNQVSQFVISGLATGAIYALIGLSFAIIFNSTGIINFAQGEFVMLGGVLTIFCINALQLPLLAAICAAVAGTTVIGLVFERLAIRPLKNATPLALIIITIGASILIRGVVMLLWGKDTKALPAFSGNDPISVAGATLLPQHLWIFGVTILVIVGCRLFFHHTISGKAMRACSFNPRAANLVGVSVGRMVLFSFVISAAVGSLAGVIIAPLTMTAYDVGVMLGLKGFCAAIMGGMGSGLGTVLGGLILGALESLGAGLISSGYKDAIAFCILLLILFIRPQGLFKKGETERV
- a CDS encoding ABC transporter substrate-binding protein gives rise to the protein MRKLFTTALALFTLLCLSTVAFAAAPIKIGALFAVTGPASFLGEPERNTAQMVVDEINKAGGVKGRKIELITYDTGGDATKAVQLANKLVKNDNVVAIIGPSTTGDSMAIIPVVEKAGIPLISCAAGSKITEPVKKWVFKTAQNDGLAVARIYEQLKKEKKTKVAILTVSDGFGSSGREQLKAQAKVHGIQIISDDTYGPKDTDMTAQLAKIRGSQAQAVICWGTNPGPAVVARNAKQLGLKIPLYMSHGVSSKKFIELAGDSAEGIRLPSGKVLVADLLPKTDRQKGSLLAFIKDYQNHYKAEGDHFGGHAWDAVMLLKGAIERGGDTPAGIRNALEATRNFAGIGGVFNFSPRDHAGLTKDAFTLVEVRKKDWVLVK
- a CDS encoding ABC transporter substrate-binding protein, with product MRKILVVLSIMMLLCSATAALAAAPIKIGGLFAVTGPAAFLGEPEKNTLELLVKEANAKGGIGGSKIELVIYDTGGDVTKAVQLANKLIKNDKVSAIVGPSTTGETMAVIPIAEKEQIPLVSCAAGIKITDPVKKWVFKTPANDHVAAEKILLQASKLKQKNIALLTVSDSFGSSGREQLKQMAAKHGFKVVADEVYGPKDTDMTAQLTKIKAAKPDAIICWGTNPGPAIITRNVQQLGIKAQLYQSHGVASKKYIELASAQAAQGVMLPAGKLAVFDLLKKTDPQAKLLKEYNDSYKKAYGIEASTFGGYAYDGFQLIAAAVKNGAVTPAQIRDGIEKGGSMVGVSGVFKMTPKDHNGLDLSAFEMVRIDKGDWAIVR
- a CDS encoding ACT domain-containing protein; the encoded protein is MYVEQISIFIENKFGRLAEVTRILGDAGVNIRTLSLADTSDFGILRLIVNDAEKAKSVLKDRGFTVSKTEVVAVEIPDRPGGLADILQVLDAGGINVEYMYAFVERCGENAVMIFRFDETQKAIEALTAKNFNVLPGDRLYSM
- a CDS encoding phenylacetate--CoA ligase family protein codes for the protein MFFNEEFETLPREAIEALQLKRLKSMVARVQQNVPFYKESLAKAGVNADSIKSLADLARLPFTYKQDMRDSYPYRLFAVPMEDIVRIHASSGTTGKPTVVGYTQKDIDTWSELMARSFVAAGVHKGDIIHNSYGYGLFTGGLGAHYGAERLGASVIPMSGGNTKKQIMIMQDFGSTVLTCTPSYSLYMAEAAKEEGIDFRDLKLKVGIFGAEPWSEAMRLDIEEKLNLSAVDIYGLSEIMGPGVAIECCEAKKGLHVWEDHFIPEIINPETGEVLPEGQKGELVITTITKEGIPLIRYRTRDITSITYEPCICGRTHARIARMSGRSDDMLIIRGVNVFPSQIEAILMGVEGVEPHYVLIVDRKDNLDTLEVQVEVGENIFSDEIKHLQAISTKIEKQIKEMLGVTCRVRLVEPKSITRSEGKAKRVIDNRNKA